A single window of Rubripirellula lacrimiformis DNA harbors:
- a CDS encoding arylsulfatase, which yields MIVTDDQGYGDMSCHGNPWLKTPHLDQLASESVRLEDYHVDPVCTPTRAALMTGRYCTRVGAWAVVQGRQLLQRDESTIANVFADAGYRTGMFGKWHLGDAHPYAPRFRGFQDVVCHLAGGADEIGNPVENDFFDDTYYRNGVPEKFDGYCTDVFFSELQRFVTQESDAPFFAYLPLNAMHGPHHVAKKYSDPFLEQGHNEARSKFFGMIANFDENLGRFSATLKRKGMDQNTIVIFMGDNGTAQGSDGNPANDDGFNAGMRGKKGSTYEGGHRVACFVRWPNKLEPGRRIHQLTTHRDWLPTLIDLCKLEPSKSAPHQPFDGRSIAPLLLGEEVDWPQRTVFVQRQADQPSLEMNPGRRSAYPKYAVLTEQWRMVNGELYHHGDDPGQTQDLSQQHPEVVEQLFAQYEKHYADVFAEGEPYARFEIGTMENPTRLTVRDWHPDTIPGVKGRVIWKQEQLGDDKLFINGFWAVHFARTGRYQIRLSRFPGDAIAAMKADSATLQIGDQTFSQTIRADESSATFEVELAEGDALLQSWLVDAETGNQRGAYFVDAKLIGN from the coding sequence TTGATCGTCACCGATGACCAGGGCTATGGCGACATGTCGTGTCACGGCAACCCGTGGTTGAAGACACCCCATTTGGACCAATTGGCTAGCGAAAGCGTGCGGCTGGAAGACTATCACGTCGATCCGGTCTGCACGCCCACGCGAGCCGCATTGATGACGGGTCGGTATTGCACTCGCGTCGGTGCCTGGGCGGTGGTTCAGGGGCGACAGTTGCTGCAACGGGATGAATCAACCATCGCAAACGTGTTCGCCGATGCCGGGTACCGGACGGGAATGTTTGGCAAATGGCACCTCGGCGATGCACACCCGTATGCGCCTCGCTTTCGGGGGTTCCAGGATGTGGTGTGTCACTTAGCGGGCGGAGCCGACGAGATTGGCAACCCTGTCGAAAACGACTTCTTCGATGACACCTACTATCGAAACGGAGTCCCCGAAAAGTTCGACGGATACTGCACCGATGTATTCTTCAGCGAACTGCAACGTTTCGTCACACAAGAATCCGACGCTCCGTTCTTTGCTTACCTACCGCTGAACGCGATGCATGGCCCCCATCACGTCGCGAAGAAGTATTCGGATCCTTTCCTGGAACAAGGGCATAACGAAGCACGTTCTAAGTTTTTTGGAATGATCGCAAACTTCGATGAAAATCTAGGTCGATTCAGCGCGACGCTGAAACGGAAGGGAATGGACCAGAACACCATCGTCATCTTCATGGGCGACAACGGGACCGCGCAGGGCAGTGACGGGAACCCAGCGAATGACGACGGGTTCAATGCCGGGATGCGAGGCAAGAAAGGATCAACCTACGAAGGCGGGCACCGCGTCGCCTGTTTCGTACGCTGGCCGAACAAACTGGAACCGGGACGTCGAATTCATCAACTGACCACGCACCGCGATTGGTTGCCAACGTTGATCGACCTCTGCAAATTGGAACCATCCAAGTCTGCCCCCCATCAACCGTTCGACGGACGATCCATCGCACCGCTGTTGCTGGGCGAAGAAGTCGATTGGCCACAGCGAACCGTGTTTGTCCAGCGGCAAGCCGATCAACCATCGCTCGAGATGAATCCAGGACGCCGTTCCGCCTATCCCAAGTACGCGGTTCTGACGGAGCAATGGCGAATGGTCAACGGCGAACTGTATCACCATGGTGACGATCCAGGCCAGACACAGGATCTGTCCCAACAGCACCCCGAAGTGGTCGAGCAGTTGTTCGCGCAGTACGAAAAACACTATGCCGACGTCTTTGCCGAAGGCGAACCCTATGCACGGTTTGAAATTGGAACAATGGAAAACCCCACTCGCTTGACTGTCCGCGACTGGCATCCGGACACCATCCCGGGAGTCAAAGGCAGGGTGATCTGGAAGCAGGAACAGCTTGGCGACGACAAACTGTTCATCAATGGTTTTTGGGCCGTCCACTTCGCTCGAACGGGAAGGTACCAAATCCGCTTGTCACGCTTTCCGGGTGACGCGATCGCTGCCATGAAAGCCGATTCGGCGACACTTCAAATCGGCGACCAGACGTTTTCACAAACGATCCGGGCAGATGAATCGTCGGCGACATTCGAAGTGGAACTGGCCGAAGGCGATGCCTTGCTTCAGTCGTGGTTGGTGGACGCAGAAACCGGAAACCAACGTGGTGCCTATTTCGTCGACGCCAAGTTGATTGGCAATTGA
- a CDS encoding sigma-70 family RNA polymerase sigma factor, which yields MKPGNNEQKGVDAEVVALIAQHQSRLRGLLRCMIAGHADVDDLLQEVNVVICQKADTFEIGTDFWAWASQIARYKVMERGRTFARSRLVFDDSFLDELAEVATQRASGFDEQRDALRRCLQNLPPAQRALIEMRYASERTIGSIASEMDRPAGSIRQTLYRIRGLLIQCIQNRLGDLA from the coding sequence TTGAAGCCCGGCAATAACGAACAAAAAGGCGTCGACGCCGAGGTGGTGGCACTGATTGCACAGCACCAGTCGCGGCTTCGTGGACTGTTGCGGTGCATGATCGCTGGGCACGCCGACGTGGACGATCTACTGCAAGAGGTCAACGTCGTCATTTGCCAAAAAGCCGACACCTTCGAAATCGGCACTGATTTCTGGGCATGGGCCAGCCAGATTGCTCGCTACAAGGTGATGGAACGCGGCCGCACCTTTGCACGCAGCCGATTGGTTTTTGACGATTCGTTTCTTGATGAACTTGCAGAGGTCGCCACCCAGCGGGCATCCGGATTTGACGAACAACGCGACGCACTTCGCCGGTGTCTGCAGAACCTGCCTCCGGCGCAGCGGGCGCTCATCGAAATGCGGTACGCCAGCGAGCGAACGATTGGCAGTATCGCGAGCGAAATGGATCGGCCAGCGGGTTCGATTCGGCAGACACTTTATCGGATCCGCGGATTGCTGATTCAATGCATCCAGAATCGCTTGGGGGATCTAGCGTGA